The DNA segment GCACCTTTGAGAGATTCATGCACCATTTGAGGTGCTAAAAATAATCCCTGCAGAATTAATCTGCCACAACCAAAGTTAATTCCTGCATCGGCTCCAATTCCTGGTGCAGTTAACCTACAACATGCCATTTCAACTAATTCAGAATCACCTGCAATGTATCCACCAGTAGGAACAATTGTCCCACCCAAGTTTTTAATTAGTGATCCAGCGATTATATTTGCACCGTTGGTAATTGGTTCACTTTCTTCTACAAGCTCTCCATAACAATTATCAACAAAACAAATACACCCAGGACTAAGAGAATGAACGAGATTGCAGATATGTTTGATTTGATTATTATTTAAAGATTTTCTCCAACTATAACCACAACTTTTCTGGATAAATACTAATTTACATTTATTATTTTTAAAAAAAGTTATAAGTTTTTCATCGTACGAATTTGTTTTTTCATCAATACTAATTTGTCGATATTCAACTCCTAAATCTAATAAAGAACCTTTTCCCTTTCCTCTAATACCTATCACTTCCTCCAAGGTATCGTAGGGATTGCCTGTAACAGATAACATTAAATCACCGGGACGCAAAATTCCAAAAAGAACGGAACTTATCGCGTGAGTCCCGCTTACAAATTGCATTCTTACAGCTGACTTTTCTGCAAGAAAAAATTTTGCAAATACATCATCAATCTTTTGTCTAGATAAATCATCATGCCCACTACCTGTTGATTGATTGAAATGAATAGTTGAGACTTTTTCTTCATTAAAAATTCTCAAGATATTCTGTAATTTGTCATAAATTTGATTTGATCTTTCGTGAAAAATATCTTTTAAATCTTCCTCTAATGCAATAACCATCTCTTTGGCTAAATTAAAATTATAATTTTTATTATTTTTCATTCTTTAAAACTCTCTTTTTTTGAAAAGCTATATCTCTTAAATGCATAAGAAAAGCGTTAGGTCCTCCCTCACTAAAATAAGAAAGTTTTTTTGATGTCTCATAAAGATCAAGTAATTCTCCATCTAATTCCTCTGCCGTATAATCTTTTATTCCAGCTATCACTTCCGCGAAACGCTCTCTTCTTAAAGGCTTTGAACTTGTATATGCCTCCATAACGACAACTTTACAATATCTCCAAGGCCTGTTTTGACAAAAATGATCAGAAAGAGCATCGCTTAATGTAGAGGCTTCATGATCTTCGATATACCAATCGAAAGATGAAGGAAGAGGTTTCAATCCTGAAAAAATTTCAAATAATTCTCCTGCTGACAATGGCTTACCAGAGTCATTTTTTAGTGGCAGAGCAGAATCTTCCAATGATCTCCATAATTCTGGGTGATTTTCTTCTAATTGATCCCTTATCGAATCTATACCTTGATCAAGAATCGTATTAACTTGTGCCAAAGCAAGAAAAACTTCTGGCCCTGGGGATGACAACTTTCCATTCCTTAAATTTGAAATCTGAGAATTATGCACTCTACCTAAATCAAGTATTTCAGAAAGCAGAGGCAAAACCCTGTGTGACCATGCATTTCTCTCATGCCAAAGATGAATCAAATGAGCCATAGCTCTTCGACCCTTCAATAATTTCTCCCGATATCCTAAACTCACGGATAATTAAAATAATCAATAGTATAGTATGATAATATTACATATCGGCCTTTTTGAAAACAGCTCTTCCAATATTATGAAATCAGTTATCTTCCAAGAAACAGCCAAATTAAAAAGACCTGTACCTGCAGAAAAGGTTTTAGAACTTCACTACAAATTTTTAGCTCCATCTAGCCACTCTAAAAATTACCCTCCTAGATTACATAAGACATGGGGGACTATATTTTTTATGATCGCAATACATGTATTATCTTTTGTAGCGTTACAACCACAGTTTTGGAGCTTACCCGCGGTAACTGCATTATTTTTCTTTTACTGGTTAACTGCATGCCTTGGAGTCACTTTGGGTTATCATCGATTGCTTTCCCATAGATCATTTGTTGTTCCAAAATGGCTTGAAAGATTTTTTGCCACGTGTGGTGCCATAAGCTGTCAGCATGGTCCTATTGATTGGGTTGGTTTACACAGACATCATCATTCATTCTCGGATACAGAAGTCGATCATCACAATAGCAAGAGGGGATTTTGGTGGAGTCACATGGGATGGATGTTTAAAGATGTTGAAGCTCTTAAAGCAGTACCAAAGTTAAGTGCAGATTTAATAAAAGACCCCTACTATAGATTTTTAAATAAATATTTTCTTTTTCTTCAAATACCAATTGGCTTATGCTTATTCGCAATAGGACAAAAACTAGAAGTTGGAGGCTGGGCAATGGTCTTATGGGGGATACCTTTAAGACTTGTAGTCGTTTATCACATAACTTGGTTAGTAAACTCAGCTACTCACTGTTGGGGTAAGGCTCCTTTTGAAAGCGGTGATGAATCAAAAAATAATGCTTGGGTTGCAGCTTTAACATTTGGAGAGGGATGGCATAATAATCATCACGCTTTCCCTAATTCAGCAAGACAGGGTTTATTCAAAGGGCAAATTGATTTGACTTGGGAGCATATTAAACTTCTTGCTAAATTGGGATATGCAAAAAAAGTAAAATTACCCTCTAGGACTTATTATTAAATATATAAACTAATAATTTTATGGCTAAAAGAGTAAAAGTCGTTTTAACAGAATCAATTGCCACACTCGGAAGAGATGGTGATGTTGTTGAGGTTGCTCCCGGTTATGCAAGAAATTACTTATTACCTTTCGGTAAAGCATCTAATGTTACCCCATCTATTCTGAAACAAATTGAACGAAAAAGAGCCAAAGAAAAAATTGCTGCAGAAAAATTAAAACAAGAAGCTATTGACTTTAAAACTGCTTTAACAACCATTGGTAGATTTACAATTAAAAAACAAGTTGGTGAAGATGGGGTTCTGTTTGGAACTGTTACAAATGGAGATGTTGCAGAGGCAATACAATCAGCTACCAAAAAAGATATTGATAGAAGAGACATAACAGTACCGGACATTCATAATTTAGGTTCATTCGTCGCCAAAATAAAACTTCATCAAGAAGTAAGTGCGGAAGTTAACATTGAAGTAACAAGTTAATAACTTTGTTGCATTATTTCTAAAAGTAGTCAGAGTATATATCTAAGTCTTCAATTATATGGTTTCGGTTCCTTTCCCAAATAATGGGTCTAATAAAAATTTCAAAAAAGACTATAGTAGCGAAAATGCAGGATTAGTTCCTCCCCAAAATATTCAAGCAGAAGAAGCTATTTTAGGTGGTATTCTTCTTGATCCGGATGCAATTGGAAGAATTGCAGATTTAATTAAACCAGAAGCTTTTTATATAAATGCGCATCAAGATATTTTCAAAACAGCCCTAATGTTACACACGCAAGGCAAACCTACAGATTTAACATCAATGAGTGCGTGGCTTGCAGACAATGGATCACTTGAAAAAATTGGAGGAAATTCTAAATTAGTAGAACTAGTAGAAAACGTTTCTTCCACAGCTTCAATAGAACAAGTAGCGAATTTAATAAGTGATAAATTTATACGGAGACAACTAATCCGATCTGGGAATGAGGTAATTCAGCTAGGATTTGATCAAACACAAGAAACTAATGAAGTATTAGATAAGGCAGAGCAAAAAATTTTTGAAATTAGCCAAGAAAAACCCACTAAAGGTCTTACTCAGGCGGCAGAAATTCTTACAAGTACTTTTAATGAAATAGAGTCAAGGTCGTTGGGTAAATCTGTTCCTGGTATTCCGGTCAATTTTTATGATCTTGATGCAATGACTCAAGGTTTTCAAAGAAGTGATTTAATAATTGTGGCAGGAAGACCATCGATGGGTAAAACTTCCATGGTTTTGAACCTAGCAAAGAATGTAGCTCAATCTCAGGATCTTCCTGTTTGTGTCTTCAGCCTTGAGATGAGTAAAGAGCAACTTACTTATAGATTACTTTCTATGGAAGTGGGTATAGAAAGTGGAAGATTAAGAACAGGTAGACTACAACAAGATGAATGGCCTTTACTTGGAGAAGGAATCAACTCATTAGGTCAACTTCCCATTTTTATTGATGATAAACCTAATTTAAGTGTTTTAGAGATGAGATCGCTATGCCGAAGATTAATAGCTGAGCAGAAAAAAGAACTGGGTTTAATAGTTATTGACTACCTGCAACTAATGGAAGGTACAACACCAGACAACAGAGTTCAAGAGCTATCTCGTATTACTAGAGGTCTTAAAAGCATGGCAAGAGAGTTAAAAGTACCAGTAGTAGCCTTATCTCAGTTAAGTAGAGGAGTTGAGTCAAGAACAAATAAAAGGCCTATGTTAAGTGACCTTAGAGAATCGGGTTCTATAGAACAAGATGCCGACTTAGTATTAATGATTTATAGAGATGAATATTACAATCCAGAAACTGAAGATAGAGGCATAACTGAAATTATTGTCACTAAACATAGAAATGGACCCGTTGGAACTGTTAAATTATTATTTGAACCACAATTTACAAGATTTAGGAATTTAGCTAATTAATTCATCACGAAAATGAAAAAGCAACAATCCTCCAATGAATCTTTTGACGTTATTGTTATTGGAGGAGGACATGCAGGATGTGAAGCTGCCATTACGACAGCTAAATTAGGCTTTTCAACCGCATTATTCACAATAAATTTGGATAGAATTGCTTGGCAACCATGCAACCCCGCGGTAGGTGGACCAGCAAAAAGTCAATTAGTACATGAAGTTGATGCTTTAGGTGGAATCATTGGGAAACTAGCTGATGAGACAGCAATACAGAAAAGAATATTAAATGCGAGCAGAGGGCCAGCAGTTTGGGCATTAAGGGCTCAAACCGATAAAAGAGAATATTCGAAACGAATGATAGAGATACTACAAAACACTGATAATCTATCTTTGAAAGAAGCCATGATTACTGAATTATTGATAAAAGAGGTTGAAACTTTTACCAAAAACTCAAAGAATACGACAAAGCAAATTAAAGGTGTGAAAACTTTTTTTGGAACCTGCTATTCTGCAAAATCAATAATAATAACTGCCGGAACTTTTTTGGAAGGGAGAATCTGGATAGGTAATAAATCGATGTCTGCAGGGAGATCCGGAGAGCAAGCGGCTCAAGGTTTAACTGAAAGCTTACATAGTCTTGGAATAAAAACTGAGAGACTAAAAACTGGAACTCCTGCAAGAGTGGATAAAAAAAGTATTTCTTTTGATGCATTAGATATTCAGCCAAGCACAGCTTCAGATAAATATTTTTCATTTGATCCCAAAATAAAAAACGACATGCCACAAATTTGTTGCCACATAACACGAACAACTCAAAAAACTCATGAATTAATTCGTAATAATTTGCATTTAACCCCAATTTATGGAGGATTTATAGATAGTAAAGGACCTCGATATTGCCCTTCTATAGAAGACAAAATCGTAAAATTTGCAGATAAAAATTCACATCAAATTTTCTTAGAACCTGAAGGGATAAATACGCCTGAAATTTACGTACAAGGATTCTCAACTGGGTTACCTGAAAATATTCAATTAGAACTTTTAAGAACATTACCAGGTTTAAATAAATGTAAAATGCTTAGGCCTGCTTATGCTGTCGAGTATGAATACATTCCTGCAACTCAACTTAAGTTATCATTGGAAACTATTGAGATAGACAATTTATTTAGTGCTGGACAAATCAATGGTACAACTGGCTATGAAGAGGCTGCTGCTCAAGGATTAGTAGCTGGAATAAATGCAACTAGAAAACTTAATATGAAAGATCCAATAATCTTTTCAAGAGAGAGCAGCTATATAGGCACTATGATCAATGACTTAATAACACGAGATCTAAAAGAACCATATAGAGTTCTCACAAGTAGAAGTGAATACAGACTTACTTTACGAGGAGACAATGCCGATAGGAGATTGACTCCTTTGGGTTTTGAAATAGGATTAATTGATGAACGAAGATGGTTTGCTCATAAAGAAAAAATGAAATTACTTAAAGAAGAAAATTCAAGATTAGAAAATACACGTTTAAAATGTACTGATGAAATCGCCAGAAACATAGAGTTAGAAAGTGGCTCAAAAATTAAAGGATCGACGACATTGAAAGATCTTTTAAAAAGACCAAATGTTCACTACTCTGATTTTATAAAATATGATTTGGCAAACAAAAGTCTACCAATAGCAGTTATGGAAGGAGTTGAAATAGACATTAAATACGAAGGTTACCTTAAAAGACAACAAAATAATATCGATCAGATAAATCGTCAAAGTCTCAAATCACTGCCAATCGAAATTAATTATGACCTAATAGATACTCTATCTTTAGAGGCCCGCGAAAACTTAAATAAAATAAAACCTACTAATTTTGGGGATGCCTCCAAAATACCCGGTGTCAGTAAAGCTGATTTAACAGCATTACTAGTTTGGCTTAAAATAAAAGAAATAAAAAAAGAAAAGACAAATAGTTTTGTTGAAAAAAAGTTATCATCTTAAAAGAAATTGGTATCATCACTGAATAATAAACTCTTTAACTCACCAAGAATTTTATGGGAAGAGAAAGCTACTGCTTTCTTAGTTGAAAATTCTTTACCAAAAATATCTGGCTCATGGAAATTAATGTTATTAGGTGATGGTAGTCCAACAAGACATTTACAACTTTTAACTAATCAAGAAACAAAAATCAAATTAATATCTATGCAAATAGATCCTCTCTTTAATAAAGAAGGTCCAATAGAAATCAATCAATTAAAAGAACCTTTAATTAGAAGGCAAGTTTGGATTAAAAATCAAAACGAAAGTCTTGCGTGGGCTGAAAGTTGGTGGAATTCACAACAAGTCAGTGAGAATTTAAAAGCAAAAGAAGAACCAATTTGGAAAAACTTAACTCAAGATAGATCAGAATTGTTTAGAGAAGTCGATAGCATTTCAATAGTTAATGCGAATTGGTTGGAGGAAGAATTTTGTTTTAAAGGTCCATTTTGGTCAAGAAATTACAGATTTTTTCGTAATAAACAACCTTTAACCATTATTCGTGAGGTCTTCAACCCTCAATTAGAAACTTGGTTAGGTTCCTCAGGAATTCAAAATTTTTCTAATCTATATTCTTCTTCTTCGTCTTGACCTTGGAAGACTTCTCCCATTATTTAAACCACTTGTTATGTTATCTTCATCACCATTAAGATCATCAATTTTTTCAGCAGATCTTTGCCATCTATTAACTTTTAAGTCTGAATCATCCGGCCATTCATCAAAATAGTTTGATTTTCCATAAGGCAACTTCTTTTGTTCATCTATTTGAATATTTTTAGGTTGTCTTAAAGATAAGGCCTCTAAAGGACGTTTTGAGGATATCTTTGCTAATTCATCAGATCTAGATTCTCTTGAAAAAGATTTAATATCTTGTACATGTGCATAACTATTTTCCTGATCTGACAAATCTTCCTCTTCAAAAAACACATCCATTTTATCTGAAACCCATTTACCAACATTTTTAACATTCCTGCGAGATATTCCTCGGAAATCAGTACTCCTTTTATTTCCGGGTCTTGAACCTGATACCCCATCAACAAATTGTCTTCCTGTTTCAACAATTTTATCAACTTGCTTATCAAGTATTGTTCTATCAAAATTATTTCTAAAGTTTCTAGGCCTGCGAGAATCCATAAATTATCTTTGTTTTAAATATCAAGTTACAACAACATAATAGGAAATTCTAAATAAAGAAACATAATCACATTTTTAAATTGTCAATCAAATAAAATTAAACAGTTTTTATTCCAAGATCCATTAAAAAACAAATTACAGCATTTTTTACAAGCGATATTCTTCATCCTTTTTCTATACATATATTTCTCCCCGCAATTTAAGCATTTTCCTATATATTTTAATGCTTTTCTTTCAACTGGAAAATTATGTCTAATACTTATCTGAAAATTTTTTTCTTCTTTGTTGATTTGGTTCATTTTACTTAGAAAATTTGGCCCGTGTATCTCATTAATATTCAAAATCCTATCTACCCAGGCATGAATCATTTCATGGCAGAGCGTACTATAAATTTGATTAGACGATAATTTACTTAAAATTGGCTTTGATAAAATAATCTCAGAATCAATAACTCCATTAAATTGTTTTCGCTTATAAAAACCTGCAGTTGTTTTTAATCTGTTATCACTCCATCTAACCTTTACTAAAGGCTCTTTATTAATTGTTAGAGATTGATCAAAAAATTGCTTATTAAATTTATGGAATATTGGTAAAAGAGGAATTACAGACATTATCGATTAAATTTAGTATTATTTTGACAAAAAAAGTCATCAAAAACGATTTATTTTCTTAAAATTAAAAAAAATCAAATTTTAAAATGGATGCATTACTAGTAAAAGATATTGGTGTCAAAGCTTTATTAATAGGTGGAGCAGTACTTGTTTCTTTTTGGACATTCAATGCTGTTAAGCTTGTTATAAGTGCAAGAGGAATTAATCCATTAGT comes from the Prochlorococcus marinus str. MIT 9515 genome and includes:
- a CDS encoding acyl-CoA desaturase, which codes for MKSVIFQETAKLKRPVPAEKVLELHYKFLAPSSHSKNYPPRLHKTWGTIFFMIAIHVLSFVALQPQFWSLPAVTALFFFYWLTACLGVTLGYHRLLSHRSFVVPKWLERFFATCGAISCQHGPIDWVGLHRHHHSFSDTEVDHHNSKRGFWWSHMGWMFKDVEALKAVPKLSADLIKDPYYRFLNKYFLFLQIPIGLCLFAIGQKLEVGGWAMVLWGIPLRLVVVYHITWLVNSATHCWGKAPFESGDESKNNAWVAALTFGEGWHNNHHAFPNSARQGLFKGQIDLTWEHIKLLAKLGYAKKVKLPSRTYY
- the dnaB gene encoding replicative DNA helicase, which encodes MVSVPFPNNGSNKNFKKDYSSENAGLVPPQNIQAEEAILGGILLDPDAIGRIADLIKPEAFYINAHQDIFKTALMLHTQGKPTDLTSMSAWLADNGSLEKIGGNSKLVELVENVSSTASIEQVANLISDKFIRRQLIRSGNEVIQLGFDQTQETNEVLDKAEQKIFEISQEKPTKGLTQAAEILTSTFNEIESRSLGKSVPGIPVNFYDLDAMTQGFQRSDLIIVAGRPSMGKTSMVLNLAKNVAQSQDLPVCVFSLEMSKEQLTYRLLSMEVGIESGRLRTGRLQQDEWPLLGEGINSLGQLPIFIDDKPNLSVLEMRSLCRRLIAEQKKELGLIVIDYLQLMEGTTPDNRVQELSRITRGLKSMARELKVPVVALSQLSRGVESRTNKRPMLSDLRESGSIEQDADLVLMIYRDEYYNPETEDRGITEIIVTKHRNGPVGTVKLLFEPQFTRFRNLAN
- a CDS encoding aminotransferase class I/II-fold pyridoxal phosphate-dependent enzyme, coding for MKNNKNYNFNLAKEMVIALEEDLKDIFHERSNQIYDKLQNILRIFNEEKVSTIHFNQSTGSGHDDLSRQKIDDVFAKFFLAEKSAVRMQFVSGTHAISSVLFGILRPGDLMLSVTGNPYDTLEEVIGIRGKGKGSLLDLGVEYRQISIDEKTNSYDEKLITFFKNNKCKLVFIQKSCGYSWRKSLNNNQIKHICNLVHSLSPGCICFVDNCYGELVEESEPITNGANIIAGSLIKNLGGTIVPTGGYIAGDSELVEMACCRLTAPGIGADAGINFGCGRLILQGLFLAPQMVHESLKGADLVAAVFQKLGFMVLPKPKSYRSDIIQAVRLNNPHLIQKVCQSFQNSSPIDSFLSVIPSPMSGYDSNLLMSGGTFIEGSTSEFSADAPLRDPYNIFVQGGSHMAHIKIALIQLVFELLEENLIERESLIFS
- the rplI gene encoding 50S ribosomal protein L9; this encodes MAKRVKVVLTESIATLGRDGDVVEVAPGYARNYLLPFGKASNVTPSILKQIERKRAKEKIAAEKLKQEAIDFKTALTTIGRFTIKKQVGEDGVLFGTVTNGDVAEAIQSATKKDIDRRDITVPDIHNLGSFVAKIKLHQEVSAEVNIEVTS
- a CDS encoding chorismate lyase; the encoded protein is MVSSLNNKLFNSPRILWEEKATAFLVENSLPKISGSWKLMLLGDGSPTRHLQLLTNQETKIKLISMQIDPLFNKEGPIEINQLKEPLIRRQVWIKNQNESLAWAESWWNSQQVSENLKAKEEPIWKNLTQDRSELFREVDSISIVNANWLEEEFCFKGPFWSRNYRFFRNKQPLTIIREVFNPQLETWLGSSGIQNFSNLYSSSSS
- the mnmG gene encoding tRNA uridine-5-carboxymethylaminomethyl(34) synthesis enzyme MnmG, with product MKKQQSSNESFDVIVIGGGHAGCEAAITTAKLGFSTALFTINLDRIAWQPCNPAVGGPAKSQLVHEVDALGGIIGKLADETAIQKRILNASRGPAVWALRAQTDKREYSKRMIEILQNTDNLSLKEAMITELLIKEVETFTKNSKNTTKQIKGVKTFFGTCYSAKSIIITAGTFLEGRIWIGNKSMSAGRSGEQAAQGLTESLHSLGIKTERLKTGTPARVDKKSISFDALDIQPSTASDKYFSFDPKIKNDMPQICCHITRTTQKTHELIRNNLHLTPIYGGFIDSKGPRYCPSIEDKIVKFADKNSHQIFLEPEGINTPEIYVQGFSTGLPENIQLELLRTLPGLNKCKMLRPAYAVEYEYIPATQLKLSLETIEIDNLFSAGQINGTTGYEEAAAQGLVAGINATRKLNMKDPIIFSRESSYIGTMINDLITRDLKEPYRVLTSRSEYRLTLRGDNADRRLTPLGFEIGLIDERRWFAHKEKMKLLKEENSRLENTRLKCTDEIARNIELESGSKIKGSTTLKDLLKRPNVHYSDFIKYDLANKSLPIAVMEGVEIDIKYEGYLKRQQNNIDQINRQSLKSLPIEINYDLIDTLSLEARENLNKIKPTNFGDASKIPGVSKADLTALLVWLKIKEIKKEKTNSFVEKKLSS
- a CDS encoding SprT family zinc-dependent metalloprotease — translated: MSVIPLLPIFHKFNKQFFDQSLTINKEPLVKVRWSDNRLKTTAGFYKRKQFNGVIDSEIILSKPILSKLSSNQIYSTLCHEMIHAWVDRILNINEIHGPNFLSKMNQINKEEKNFQISIRHNFPVERKALKYIGKCLNCGEKYMYRKRMKNIACKKCCNLFFNGSWNKNCLILFD